From the Pomacea canaliculata isolate SZHN2017 linkage group LG4, ASM307304v1, whole genome shotgun sequence genome, one window contains:
- the LOC112562495 gene encoding rab5 GDP/GTP exchange factor-like has protein sequence MIQVLLMSKVTYWFICFLFQCCAVAFIENISAESLSLSVAEYERYMSGEATPPGSGGERICEGLRLMQHNLKMLSQLKQRQERVMAEALQLQQDMLDFRNSFNQEIARILEQAPLKIRPRKVKVDLDAMETDATAANLPSPLQPQPAQANVVEATLASVASHSSELLSAGCENVENLAAEPPPADAQLASFPLPQTPQHVDVVALDSGTSKREQQPQWNWHLSHLQAP, from the exons ATGATTCAAGTTCTACTCATGTCTAAAG TAACTTactggtttatttgttttttgtttcagtgttgTGCTGTGGCTTTCATTGAGAACATCAGTGCAGAATCTCTTAGTTTGTCTGTAGCGGAATATGAACGATACATGTCAGGAGAGGCCACTCCGCCAGGTAGTGGAGGAGAACGTATTTGTGAAGGGCTGCGTTTGATGCAGCATAATCTCAAGATGCTGTCTCAGCTGAAGCAGCGACAG GAGCGAGTTATGGCTGAAGCGCTTCAGCTACAACAAGACATGCTTGACTTCAGAAACAGCTTTAATCAAGAAATTGCCCGTATCCTTGAGCAAGCACCTCTGAAAATCAGACCTCGTAAAGTCAAGGTTGATCTCGATGCTATGGAAACAGATGCCACTGCTGCAAATCTTCCTTCCCCTCTGCAGCCGCAGCCTGCACAGGCAAACGTTGTGGAAGCAACACTAGCATCAGTGGCTTCTCATTCCTCAGAGCTGCTGAGTGCAGGCTGTGAGAATGTTGAGAACTTAGCAGCAGAACCACCACCAGCAGACGCACAACTAGCAAGCTTTCCTTTGCCACAAACCCCTCAACATGTAGATGTTGTTGCATTAGACAGTGGCACAAGCAAAAGAGAACAGCAACCACAGTGGAACTGGCATTTGTCCCATCTGCAGGCACCATAG
- the LOC112561178 gene encoding uncharacterized protein LOC112561178 produces MASAYQFLSIPAKLPKVWDPKLHEWPTYHCSHPDVAREGWRKWSGEHPDWYAWRGTSRHPDWYNRNINTIRRVDYKNVNWHYERPSKPTSRTHDGFVPYENDVIMKETLPQMPHNRSYKESFSYQKPFPQEVPKPKWGLYNPPHYQEPARFNSYPPFKYNGY; encoded by the exons ATGGCATCTGCATACCAGTTCCTTTCTATTCCTGCTAAGCTGCCGAAAGTTTG GGATCCAAAGCTGCATGAATGGCCAACTTACCATTGCAGTCACCCTGATGTAGCTCGA GAAGGATGGCGTAAGTGGAGCGGTGAACACCCAGATTGGTATGCCTGGCGTGGAACATCAAGACATCCTGACTGGTACAATCGTAACATCAACACCATTCGTCGCG TGGACTACAAAAATGTCAACTGGCATTATGAACGGCCCTCCAAGCCCACAAGTCGGACACACGATGGTTTTGTGCCTTATGAAAATGATGTCATCATGAAGGAAACACTACCACAAATGCCTCATAATCGCTCCTACAAAGAAAGCTTTAGCTATCAAAAGCCTTTTCCTCAAGAGGTTCCCAAACCTAAGTGGGGACTGTACAACCCTCCACATTACCAGGAACCAGCCCGTTTTAACAGTTACCCTCCTTTTAAGTACAACGGGTACTAA
- the LOC112561176 gene encoding uncharacterized protein LOC112561176 has translation MADTIVFKRSQTMYPYWVNYPPTVPQYPASQTMFRREVPEKFTKPKGRASYQNWTDKWYDWDPPIRREEELPKVADRREPCSRPWMYRPGTSAIPTWTKEGKDWPSNYDLFLRTGSTNAETKRARALQRLGYRDQNLYAFSNNMTSYRRPVFAALGPMLRPPVYGLNHQHNRHGNMPFEDYY, from the exons ATGGCTGACACAATTGTTTTTAAGCGATCCCAGACTATGTACCCTTACTGGGTGAATTATCCTCCTACCGTCCCTCAGTATCCTGCTTCACAGACGATGTTCAG GCGTGAAGTTCCAGAGAAATTCACAAAACCCAAAGGTCGAGCATCATATCAA AACTGGACAGACAAGTGGTATGACTGGGACCCTCCCATCAGGAGGGAGGAAGAGCTGCCCAAGGTTGCAGACAGACGAGAACCTTGCTCCAGACCTTGGATGTACAGACCGGGCACTTCGGCCATTCCTACCTGGACCAAagag GGCAAGGACTGGCCGTCAAACTATGACCTCTTCCTGCGCACTGGCTCCACCAATGCTGAGACCAAACGAGCACGTGCACTTCAGCGTCTTGGCTACCGTGACCAAAACCTGTACGCCTTCTCCAACAACATGACATCATACCGCCGCCCCGTCTTTGCTGCTCTAGGACCCATGCTTCGCCCCCCTGTGTATGGTCTGAATCACCAGCACAATCGCCATGGAAACATGCCTTTTGAAGATTACTATTAA
- the LOC112561163 gene encoding ATP-sensitive inward rectifier potassium channel 11-like, with protein sequence MESQVTTAERQEELGQTLFLFAEPVSTPKRSQWRRLWVNLREHVRRRCQKDDPEVKRKAAVAKNGNYRIHNSGLSEHRRRFLADIYITMIDLPWRYAIAILFNAFLFSFLIFAILWWLIGHSNGDFENFGNPNHTACLKGVQGFAGSLLFSIETQTTIGYGFAYPRAECAGTLPLLYIQVVIGFMLETLMLGFIFVKVARPKYRAQTILFSKRAVVCLENGVPCLQVRVGDLRKSHLLDASMTAMVIRRHSAPEGAFYPLYQHKVEFEAHGMGSRIVLMWPIILTHRLTPDSPLYDMRPADLMSERMELVLFLTGTVEATGEICQARTSYTPQEVMWGHRFERMEEYDMTHARWHVDFASFDDVVYCQNLRHSARELAELKAARPEITAKPEEEEAEATKGSKGAREKLKALPVSRDIAVSESYQRALRLFRHERN encoded by the exons ATGGAAAGCCAAGTGACCACGGCAGAGAGACAGGAGGAGCTGGGGCAGACTCTCTTCTTGTTCGCGGAACCTGTTTCCACCCCCAAGAGAAGCCAGTGGCGACGCCTGTGGGTGAATCTGCGCGAGCATGTTAGAAGACGGTGTCAAAAAGATGATCCGGAAGTGAAGCGAAAG GCTGCAGTCGCCAAGAACGGCAACTACCGCATCCACAACTCAGGCTTGTCGGAACATAGACGTCGTTTCCTGGCCGACATCTACATCACCATGATTGATCTCCCTTGGCGCTACGCCATCGCCATTCTCTTCAACGCATTCCTGTTCTCATTTCTTATCTTCGCCATCCTCTGGTGGCTGATAGGTCACTCCAATGGTGACTTTGAGAACTTTGGCAACCCAAACCACACGGCTTGCTTGAAGGGCGTCCAGGGGTTTGCAGGATCTCTGCTGTTCTCTATTGAAACCCAGACCACCATCGGGTACGGGTTCGCTTATCCTCGAGCAGAATGTGCGGGCACCCTTCCACTGCTTTACATTCAG GTTGTGATTGGGTTCATGTTGGAGACGCTGATGCTCGGCTTCATCTTCGTCAAAGTGGCGAGACCCAAGTATCGGGCACAGACCATTCTCTTCTCCAAACGCGCCGTGGTGTGCCTGGAGAACGGTGTGCCGTGTTTACAG GTTCGAGTGGGTGACCTGCGAAAATCTCACTTACTGGACGCCTCCATGACCGCCATGGTGATCCGCAGGCACTCCGCACCAGAGGGAGCGTTCTATCCTCTCTACCAGCACaag GTGGAGTTTGAAGCCCATGGAATGGGTAGTCGCATCGTGTTGATGTGGCCCATCATTTTGACACACCGCCTGACGCCTGACTCGCCTCTCTACGACATGAGGCCAGCGGATCTGATGTCAGAAAGGATGGAGCTGGTCCTGTTTCTGACGGGAACCGTTGAAGCCACGGGAGAA ATCTGCCAGGCCAGGACGTCCTACACTCCACAAGAGGTCATGTGGGGTCACCGCTTCGAGCGCATGGAGGAGTACGACATGACACACGCGCGGTGGCACGTGGACTTTGCCAGCTTCGATGACGTCGTGTACTGCCAGAACCTACGTCACAGCGCGCGCGAACTGGCGGAGCTGAAAGCCGCGCGACCGGAAATAACGGCCAAACCGGAAGAGGAAGAAGCGGAGGCGACGAAGGGAAGCAAAGGAGCCAGAGAAAAACTAAAGGCCCTTCCGGTGTCACGTGATATAGCCGTGAGCGAAAGTTATCAAAGAGCCTTGCGGCTGTTTCGACACGAGCGCAACTGA
- the LOC112561168 gene encoding ATP-sensitive inward rectifier potassium channel 11-like isoform X1 yields the protein MANKDNPGYKVEELTPQNSAFTSRGQPRRSLLEKEGNSNLSFRGIERKPLMYLKDLYVTLVDLKWRYVLVILLTVYLLSYLVFAVFYWLLSYMNGQFGSRASEPGYEPCIKNLDSFAGAFLFSMETQSTIGFGHLNPNAACPGVVPVIYFQITVGFMVETFILGFLFVKRLPVSGGRRLLLATPRGRLAPHAPGGRNGARLACAQARGVRAARVPAFPAPHDVHGPRDGGQGVSNMAADPLSPHHRGLSLWTLRPEDVYREKVDIIVILEGIIESTGELCQARTCYSARDILWGHRFVRVEEFDEIEHVWCVDFTRFNNVLPSPTPRKSARAYHDQRQIR from the exons ATGGCAAACAAGGACAATCCCGGCTACAAAGTGGAGGAGTTAACTCCCCAGAACTCTGCCTTCACGTCACGCGGGCAACCGAGACGCTCCTTGCTCGAGAAGGAAGGCAACAGCAACCTCAGCTTCCGAGGAATCGAACGAAAGCCTTTAATGTACCTGAAG GACCTGTACGTCACATTAGTGGACTTGAAGTGGCGCTATGTGCTGGTGATTCTGCTGACCGTCTACCTGCTCAGTTACCTGGTCTTCGCCGTCTTTTACTGGCTGCTCAGCTACATGAACGGCCAGTTCGGTAGCCGCGCCAGCGAACCTGGATACGAACCCTGCATCAAGAATCTGGACAGCTTTGCAGGTGCTTTCCTCTTCTCCATGGAGACGCAGTCCACCATCGGGTTCGGACACCTGAACCCCAACGCCGCCTGCCCGGGTGTGGTACCCGTCATTTACTTCCAGATCACGGTGGGCTTCATGGTCGAGACCTTCATCCTCGGCTTCCTGTTCGTGAAG CGCCTGCCTGTGTCTGGAGGACGGCGACTTCTGCTTGCAACTCCGCGTGGGAGACTTGCGCCGCACGCACCTGGTGGACGCAACGGTGCACGGCTTGCTTGTGCGCAGGCGCGTGGTGTCCGAGCAGCACGTGTACCCGCTTTTCCAGCACCGCATGACGTTCACGGCCCACGGGATGGAGGACAAG gtgTTTCTAATATGGCCGCTGATCCTCTCTCACCGCATCACCGCGGACTCTCCTTGTGGACTCTGCGTCCGGAGGACGTGTACCGGGAGAAGGTGGACATCATAGTCATCTTGGAGGGCATCATCGAGTCGACGGGGGAGCTGTGTCAGGCTCGCACGTGCTACTCGGCGCGAGACATCCTATGGGGCCACCGCTTTGTGCGCGTGGAGGAGTTCGACGAGATCGAGCACGTGTGGTGCGTGGACTTCACGCGCTTCAACAACGTGCTGCCCAGCCCCACCCCCAG GAAAAGCGCTCGCGCCTATCACGACCAAAGGCAGATAAGATAG
- the LOC112561168 gene encoding G protein-activated inward rectifier potassium channel 2-like isoform X2 — protein sequence MANKDNPGYKVEELTPQNSAFTSRGQPRRSLLEKEGNSNLSFRGIERKPLMYLKDLYVTLVDLKWRYVLVILLTVYLLSYLVFAVFYWLLSYMNGQFGSRASEPGYEPCIKNLDSFAGAFLFSMETQSTIGFGHLNPNAACPGVVPVIYFQITVGFMVETFILGFLFVKVARPKHRRHTLVFSRSACLCLEDGDFCLQLRVGDLRRTHLVDATVHGLLVRRRVVSEQHVYPLFQHRMTFTAHGMEDKVFLIWPLILSHRITADSPCGLCVRRTCTGRRWTS from the exons ATGGCAAACAAGGACAATCCCGGCTACAAAGTGGAGGAGTTAACTCCCCAGAACTCTGCCTTCACGTCACGCGGGCAACCGAGACGCTCCTTGCTCGAGAAGGAAGGCAACAGCAACCTCAGCTTCCGAGGAATCGAACGAAAGCCTTTAATGTACCTGAAG GACCTGTACGTCACATTAGTGGACTTGAAGTGGCGCTATGTGCTGGTGATTCTGCTGACCGTCTACCTGCTCAGTTACCTGGTCTTCGCCGTCTTTTACTGGCTGCTCAGCTACATGAACGGCCAGTTCGGTAGCCGCGCCAGCGAACCTGGATACGAACCCTGCATCAAGAATCTGGACAGCTTTGCAGGTGCTTTCCTCTTCTCCATGGAGACGCAGTCCACCATCGGGTTCGGACACCTGAACCCCAACGCCGCCTGCCCGGGTGTGGTACCCGTCATTTACTTCCAGATCACGGTGGGCTTCATGGTCGAGACCTTCATCCTCGGCTTCCTGTTCGTGAAG GTGGCGCGTCCCAAGCACCGACGTCACACGCTGGTCTTCTCGCGCAGCGCCTGCCTGTGTCTGGAGGACGGCGACTTCTGCTTGCAACTCCGCGTGGGAGACTTGCGCCGCACGCACCTGGTGGACGCAACGGTGCACGGCTTGCTTGTGCGCAGGCGCGTGGTGTCCGAGCAGCACGTGTACCCGCTTTTCCAGCACCGCATGACGTTCACGGCCCACGGGATGGAGGACAAG gtgTTTCTAATATGGCCGCTGATCCTCTCTCACCGCATCACCGCGGACTCTCCTTGTGGACTCTGCGTCCGGAGGACGTGTACCGGGAGAAGGTGGACATCATAG